TAGGCGTCCTCACGGTGCAGCAGGATCACCATGTCGGCATCTTGCTCAAGACTGTTGTGGACAGCGATGCCGTCGGCAACGAAGTTGTGCGTACCGAGGACAGTCGCGTCGTAGACCTCACGTTCACCGACGCTCTCGATGCTCGTGACGGTGTCCCAGAAGAGGTCGTTCGTTGCCATGAGTTCCAGGTCGGCGAGATCGAGGGCACTGGCCACGTTCGCAAGACGCTCTCGGGTAGGAGCGCCGGCAAACAGACGGTTCGGGTTACGCCGCCCAAGGGCGGACGCGAGGGCGACCTTGGTCATTCCGCGATCATGCATGGCGACCTTGACCTGGTCCCAAACCTGGACCGGCACAGTGTCGAGCTTCGGTGCAGGGTTGATGTCTCGCAAGCGCTCAAGAACCTCGCGCGCCTTCTTGCCACGTAAACCGTGCACGCCGATCTCGTCGCAGAAGCGTCGTTGGTTCTCGACGCCGTCGATTGTCAGGTGGTACGAGTCGCGATATCCGGCCTTCCTGGCGACGTATATGCGGCTGAAGATGTTGAACCGCAGCAGCAAGCGGGCCAGGTCGTCCACCAGTCGGCGACTGGTCGACGCGTAGTAGATCCGTCCTTGACCGGCCTTGCTGTCCCACCGGACCGAACCGTCGGTGGCCCACAGGTGCCGGATGAAGCTGCCAACCTGTTCCTTGGGCAGTCCGAACACACCGTCCGGCACGAACTTCTCATGGCTGCGCAGCCCGAACAGTCCCAGCTCGTCCAGCCAGGCGGCGATCGGGTTTCGCTTGCCACGAGCTAGTCGGTACGGCGCCGGCAGCCGCAGAGTGGTCACTCGCGCCGCGGCGTACTCGTCCCGCACCCCGGTGATCCCGAATCGACGCTTGGCTGCCGAGGTGACGGCGTCGAGGTTGTGCTCGTCGATGCTGGCGTACCGGATCGGCTGCCGCCGGACGAAGGAGCCATCGCCCAGCAGGTGAGCGAGCAGCGTCACCTCGTCGTCGTCCCACGGCTTCAGCTCGAGCGGCGGCGGTACGTGCCGCACCGAACCGATGCGCGCGCCGGGAGTCAGCTCACCCAGCGGCTTCCAGCCGTCGTACGTGAGGAAGGGGTGATTCGCGGTTGCCTTGATCTCCCGCCCGGACGCGAGTTTGAGCCGGAAGACCTCCTTCACGCCGCTGGGGAACGCGTGCGTCAGAGTGCGCGGCACCAGCTTCAGCCGGTCGTCGAGCGACCACACCGGGACGTCCCGAGTGTCGTCGGCCAGCAGTTCGCCGAGCGACACCTCGGCGCCGGTGTCTGCGCGCATCAGCCGGGTGTCGGCGGTCAGGCAGCCCGACTCGCGAAGGTCGGAGGTCATCGGGCGTTTGTCGGATCGTTGCTCGGAGCCGCGGTTGAGCTGGCAGATGGCGACGACCGGGAGTTCGAGCTCCTTGGCGAGGAGTTTGATGGAGCGGGAGAACTCGGAGACCTCGAGCTGGCGGGACTCGACCTTCTTGCCGGACGTCATCAGCTGGAGGTAGTCGATCACGATCAGGCGGAGGTCGTGGCGCTGTTTGAGGCGGCGGGCCTTCGCGCGGATCTCCATCATGGTGAGGTTCGGGGAGTCGTCGATGAACAGGGGGGCCTCGGAGACCTCGCCCATCTTGCGGGCCAGGCGGGCCCAGTCCTCGTCGGTCATCTTGCCGTTGCGCATGTGGTGCAGCGGGACCTTCGCCTCGGCCGAGAGCAGTCGCATGGTGATCTCGTTGCGGCTCATCTCCAGCGAGAAGATGCACGAGGTCAGGCCGTGCTTGATCGAGGCGGAGCGGGCGAAGTCCAGGCCCAGCGTGGAGTTGTGGGTCGGCACCATCGTCTTGCCGGCCAGGTACAGGTGGTCGGGGTTGTCGACCTCGACGCAGCGGACCGGGACGGACGCGACCGGCTCGACCCGCTCGACGCGGCGGTCGGGCTCACCGAGCACGCCGGTGGTGACGCCGTGCCCGGCGATCTCGCGCGGCGCCGACCTCGGCACCGCGGGAGTCAGACCCTGGTACGCCGACATGGCGCTGTGCAGGTCGAGCGTCGTACAGACGACCGGCTGGCCGCCGTCCTCGACGACCCACTGGTGCTCGGCGTCGGCGACGATCGTCGTGCCGTCGGAGAAGGTCAACTGGTAGCAGGGCCGGTCTTCCATCACGTCGGTCGCGGCGACCACGCGGGTCGGGCGGCCGTCCGCATCGAGCAGCACGTCGCCGGTGGCGACCTCGCCCATCGTCGTCCAGCCGGACGGCGTCGGCAGCGGGGTGTCCAGCGCGAGCGCCTTGCCCATCGCGGGACGCGCGGCGACGATGATCATCTGCCCCGGGTGCAGCCCGTTGGTCAGCTCGTCGAGGTCGGTGAAGCCGGTCGGTACGCCGATCATCGCGTCGCCGCGGGAGTCGATCGCCTCGATCTCGTCGAGGGCGCCCTCCATGATGTCCTTCAGCGGCGCGTAGTCCTCGGTGGTCCGCTTCTCGGTGACCTGGTAGATCTCGGCCTGGGCCTCGTCGACGACGTCGTCGACCTCGCCCTCCCCGGCGTACCCGAGCTGGACGATCTTGGTGCCGGCCTCGACCAGGCGGCGCAGGATCGCCTTCTCGCGGACGATGTGCGCGTAGTAGCTGGCGTTCGCCGCCAGCGGCACCGAGGCGACCAGGGTGTGCACGTACGGCGCACCGCCGATCCGGGCCATCTCGCCGCGCTTGGTCAGCTCGGCCGCGACGGTGATCGCGTCGGCCGGCTCGCCCCGCGCGTACAGGTCGGTGATCGCGTCGTAGACCGACTCGTGCGCCGGGCGGTAGAAGTCCGTGCCGCGGACGGTCTCGATGCAGTCGGCGATCGCGTCCTTGCTCAGCATCATCGCGCCGAGCACGCACTGCTCGGCGGCCAGGTCCTGCGGCGGGGTGCGGTCGAAGCCCATCGCCGGGTTGCGTTCCTCGTTCCCGCCGTCCGGCCCTCCGCGGAACTCCGCAACGCTCACTGCCCCGACCTCCTCGTCCGCCCACCGACCCGCCCAACGGGTCGAACACGTGATCGAACCGTATCCGGCGTCGCCGACAGTTTTCCCCGACCCACCCGGACCCCCGAGTCGGGCGGACGGCGTCGGACACGCGACGGTACGCCCGAACGGCCGCCACCCGGTAGCCGAGTATCCACAGGGGGTGTGGACCACCTGTGGGAAACCCCGGGAAGTCCTGTGCACAGGTTGGGAACAACCCTGTGGATATCTGTGGGGAAAGCTCCACAACATCCCTCTGACCTGCGGTTTTTCAAACCCACAGGTGTGGAGAAGAAAAAGATTCGAGACAGTTCGGTCCGGTGCGTTGTGCACAGCAGCCGCCAGGCACAATGAGGCCTATGCGCCTTACCAGCAGCCAGGACCGGGAGATCCTCCGACTGGCGGTACCGGCCTTCTTCGCCCTCGTGTCCGAGCCGCTGATGCTGCTGGCCGACTCGGCCATCGTCGGCCACCTCGGCACCCCGCAGCTCGCCGCCCTGGGGATCGCGGGCACGATCCTGCAGACCCTGGTCGGCGTCTGCGTGTTCCTGGCGTACGGCACGACGTCGGCGGTCGCGCGGCGGATCGGCGCCGGCGACCACAAGGGCGCGCTGGCCCAGGGCATCGACGGCCTCTGGCTCGCGCTGCTGCTGGGCGTCGTACTGGCTGTGGTCGGTGTCCTGCTCGCCCCGGCCGCGATCGGCGCGTTCAACCCCTCCCCCGACGTCGCCGACCACGCGGTGATCTACCTGCGGATCAGCTGCCTCGGCATCCCGTCGATGCTGCTGCTGCTCGCGGCGACCGGCGTACTGCGTGGTCTGCAGGACACCAAGACGCCGATGATCGTCGCGATCACCGCCAACCTGCTGAACATCGTGCTCAACCTGATCCTGGTCTACGGCCTCGACCTGGACATCGCCGGATCGGCCCTCGGTACGGCGCTCGCCCAGACCGCCGCCGGCGTCGCGCTGGTCGTGGTCGTCGTCCGCGGCGCCCGCCGCGACGGCGCCAAGCTGCGCCCGGACTTCCCCGGCATCCGCGCCTCGGCCCACTCCGGCGTACCGCTGGTGGTCCGGACCCTCACGCTGCGGGTCGCGATCATCCTGGCCACCTTCGTCGCCACCTCACTCGGTACGACGTCCGTCGCGGCCCATCAGGTCGCGTTCACGCTCTGGTCGTTCCTGGCCCTCGCGCTGGACGCGATCGCGATCGCCGCGCAGGCGCTGACCGGCCGGGCGCTGGGTGCGGGCGACGTCGAAGGGACGCGTGCGATCACCCGGCGGATGATGTGGTGGGGACTCTGGTCGGGCGTGGTCGGCGGCCTCGCGCTGTGGGGCCTGCACTCGATCTACGTGCCCTGGTTCACCGAGGACCCGGCCGTACGGCACTCGCTCTCGGCGGTGCTGCTCGTCGCCGCGCTCTGGCAGCCGGTGAACGGCGTGGTGTTCGTACTGGACGGCGTACTGATCGGTGCCGGCGACGGCCCGTACCTGGCGGTCGCCGGGGTGATCGCGCTCGTGCTGTACGTCCCGCTGGCGCTGAGCGTCATCTGGTTCGACGGCGGCGTCGTGGCGCTGTGGTGGGCGTTCGGCGGGTTCATGCTGCTCCGCCTGCTGACCCTGCTCACCCGGGAACGCCGGGACGCGTGGCTGGTCACCGGCGCGGTCCGCTGACCGCGCCGGCGGCCGCGCCTACTGGGAGATGCCGACCGCGTCGCGGACGCGGTCCAGGACGACCTTGGCGCGGGCACGGGCCCGGACGGCGCCGGCCTCGAGCAGGGCGTCGAGGTCGCTGCCCGGGGCCATCAGTTCGTCGTACCGGGCTCGTAGTGGGCCGATCTGCGTGTTGATCACCTCGAACAGCTCGTTCTTCAGGTCGCCCCAGCCCATCCCGCCGGCCTCGAGCCGCTTGCGGGTGTCGGCGAGCTGCTCCGGCGACGCGAACTGCTCGTAGATCAGGAACGCCGACGAGCTGTCCGGGTCCTTCGGCTCCTCGACCGGCGTGCTGTCGGTGGCGATCCGGCGGACCAGCTTCTTCAGCTGGTTCTCCGGCGCGAACAGCGGGATCGTGTTGCCGTAGCTCTTGCTCATCTTGCGGCCGTCGACCCCCGGCAGCGTCTTGGCCGCGTCGTCCTCGGGCAGGACCAGACGCGGCACCTTCAGTTTGTTCTCACCGAAGAGGTGGTTGAAGGTCCCGGCGATGTCCGCGGCGTACTCGACGTGCTGCGACTGGTCCTTGCCGACCGGTACGACGTCGGAGTCCATCAGCAGGATGTCGGCCGCCATCAGCACCGGGTAGTTGTAGAGACCCATGTTGACGCCCGCGTCCAGGTCGGGCTTGCCGGCCTCCGCGTTCTTGTCCCGGGCCGCCTTGTACGCGTGCGCCCGGTTCATCAGGCCCTTCGCGGCGACCGTCGACAGCACCCAGTGCAGCTCGAACGTCTCCGGTACGTCGGACTGCCGGTACATCGTGATCCGGTCGGTGTCGAGACCGGCCGCGATCCACGTCGCCGCCACCGAGCGGGTGTAGTGCCGCAGCTGCTCGGCGTCCCGCAGCACGGTCAGCGCGTGGTAGTCGGCGATGAAGTACATCGCGTCGTAGGAGTCGGCCAGCTGCAGCGCCGGCCGGATCGCGCCGATCAGGTTGCCGAGATGCGGGTCGCCGGTCGGCTTGATCCCGGTCAGCGACACCGGACGTGCGGATTCCATAGCCATGTCTCTATTCTCCCAGAGCCTTGCGGCTGCTGGATCAGATGCTGCGCAGGTGGGGCTCGCGCTGGTCGAAGAAGAGGCCTTCCGGCGGCGGCACCGTGGCGAGCGGGCGGGCCGTGTACTCGCTGTGCGCTCCGCGGCAGCCCGCGAACGGGCCGTCGGGGTTGAGCAGCACGTGCATGTGCGGGTCCGCGTGGTCGCGCCACCACACCGACATCCCCGTCGCCGGGTCCAGCCGCAGGTGCTCCCAGGCGCGCCAGATCGAGTCCAGCCGGCTCAGCGCCTCGGCGTGCCGGAACCACTCGGGGCACCAGACGAAGGTCTGGCCGAGCCGGCGCGCGTACAGGTAGACCAGCCTGTCCTCCACGAAGGCCGCGACGTGCGGGTAGTACAGCTCCATCACGTCGTCGTCGTCCATGGCTCCACTCCTTGCCCAGGGCTAGCGTTTCGGCCGGCCGGTGCGACCCGCACCGCCGTGTTGCAGGACCACATTGTCACCCGCGCCGGTCGTTCGGGTTCGGCGGGCTCCACTGTGCCTGGCCCCACTGCTGCTGTCCGGGCTGCGGCGCCTGCTGCTGGGGCTGCGGCTGGTTGTCGGGCACCGCCGGCCAGGTCGCCTGGGCAGGACCGAGCGGGTTGTGCTTGGCCTTCTGACCGGCCGCGATCCACGGGTTCGACGCGCCGCCGGCCGGGCCCGCGGTCGACGCCGCGCCCGGGTCGAACTGCGCGAGCGACGCACGGACCGACGCGGCGTCCGGCCGGGCCATCCACGGGATCGTCTTGATCATCGTGGCCGGCGTGCCGGAGGCGAAGACGACCGCGCGGCCGGGCGGCATCGAGGTCAGGTCGGAGACCTCCATGATCGCGTGCCGCTGGACCTGGCTGCTGTGCGAGCGCTTGCCACCCTCGTACGAGACGGTGTTCGAGTTGATGTCGTACTCGCCGATCAGTTTGCTCAGCCGCTCCAGGAAGGCCGAGTCGGAGACACCGCCGCCGTACACCCGGATGTTGGCCGAGGACCACAGCTTCTCGATGCCGTGCTCGCCCCAGCACTCCACGCCCTGGGCCCAGGACTGCAGGATCGTCATCAGCACGATGCCGCGGGAGCCGAAGTGGCTGTAGAGGTCGGGCAGGTCCTTCCAGCGGCAGACGTTCGCGGCTTCGTCGAGTACGCCGACCAGCGGGGTGGGCAGCCGGCCCATCGGGCAGGTCTTGGCGTACTCCTCGGCCGCCTCGACGATCGCGACGGTGAGCCCGGCGACCAGCGGGCCCGCCGTACCGCTGCCTTCCTTGGACAGGCTGTAAAGCGTGCCGCCGCTGCGGACGAAGTCGTGCGGGTTGAACTGTGGGCGGTTGTCGGCCTGGCCGTTCGGGTTGACCCACTTGGCGACCTGGCGGTTCAGCAGGAACTGCACGCTCGGCTGGGCGGTCCCGAAGACACCGGCCCGCTGCTTGTCCGGCAGGCTGTAGAGGCTGGCCATCTGCTGCGCGGGCAGCTCGTACCCCGGAGTGTTGTCGAGGATGCGGGCCGGCTCGTCGTTCAGCTGGTCGCTGAGCCACAGGTAGACCTGGTTGATCGGCCGCTTGGCCAGTGCGGCCGCGAGCAGCAGCCCGGCCAGGAGGTCGGCCGCC
The Kribbella italica DNA segment above includes these coding regions:
- a CDS encoding type IV secretory system conjugative DNA transfer family protein codes for the protein MAQGRKSTGGAAISPEAIALFVVIGLIALVSVGTWAAASLGAAISGDKKPGGNPLSVPVDLFTGDYEWPGAATAVLVVEIVVVAALIVGVFLLLRRRTGTKSRVDRHAFLMSNRKDLRKILREGAQETANRLGAGHAGPGVFIGRTVRDDLELFGSWEDMHIDIWGPRTGKTTTRAVPAILDAPGAVIATSNKRDIVDASRGPRSAKGQVWVFDPQGVADEEPTWWWNPLSYVTDEVKARQFADHIVNSQRQEGARSDAYFDTVAADLLAGLLLAAALAKRPINQVYLWLSDQLNDEPARILDNTPGYELPAQQMASLYSLPDKQRAGVFGTAQPSVQFLLNRQVAKWVNPNGQADNRPQFNPHDFVRSGGTLYSLSKEGSGTAGPLVAGLTVAIVEAAEEYAKTCPMGRLPTPLVGVLDEAANVCRWKDLPDLYSHFGSRGIVLMTILQSWAQGVECWGEHGIEKLWSSANIRVYGGGVSDSAFLERLSKLIGEYDINSNTVSYEGGKRSHSSQVQRHAIMEVSDLTSMPPGRAVVFASGTPATMIKTIPWMARPDAASVRASLAQFDPGAASTAGPAGGASNPWIAAGQKAKHNPLGPAQATWPAVPDNQPQPQQQAPQPGQQQWGQAQWSPPNPNDRRG
- a CDS encoding tryptophan--tRNA ligase, with translation MESARPVSLTGIKPTGDPHLGNLIGAIRPALQLADSYDAMYFIADYHALTVLRDAEQLRHYTRSVAATWIAAGLDTDRITMYRQSDVPETFELHWVLSTVAAKGLMNRAHAYKAARDKNAEAGKPDLDAGVNMGLYNYPVLMAADILLMDSDVVPVGKDQSQHVEYAADIAGTFNHLFGENKLKVPRLVLPEDDAAKTLPGVDGRKMSKSYGNTIPLFAPENQLKKLVRRIATDSTPVEEPKDPDSSSAFLIYEQFASPEQLADTRKRLEAGGMGWGDLKNELFEVINTQIGPLRARYDELMAPGSDLDALLEAGAVRARARAKVVLDRVRDAVGISQ
- a CDS encoding DUF4913 domain-containing protein, whose product is MDDDDVMELYYPHVAAFVEDRLVYLYARRLGQTFVWCPEWFRHAEALSRLDSIWRAWEHLRLDPATGMSVWWRDHADPHMHVLLNPDGPFAGCRGAHSEYTARPLATVPPPEGLFFDQREPHLRSI
- a CDS encoding MATE family efflux transporter — translated: MRLTSSQDREILRLAVPAFFALVSEPLMLLADSAIVGHLGTPQLAALGIAGTILQTLVGVCVFLAYGTTSAVARRIGAGDHKGALAQGIDGLWLALLLGVVLAVVGVLLAPAAIGAFNPSPDVADHAVIYLRISCLGIPSMLLLLAATGVLRGLQDTKTPMIVAITANLLNIVLNLILVYGLDLDIAGSALGTALAQTAAGVALVVVVVRGARRDGAKLRPDFPGIRASAHSGVPLVVRTLTLRVAIILATFVATSLGTTSVAAHQVAFTLWSFLALALDAIAIAAQALTGRALGAGDVEGTRAITRRMMWWGLWSGVVGGLALWGLHSIYVPWFTEDPAVRHSLSAVLLVAALWQPVNGVVFVLDGVLIGAGDGPYLAVAGVIALVLYVPLALSVIWFDGGVVALWWAFGGFMLLRLLTLLTRERRDAWLVTGAVR
- a CDS encoding replicative DNA helicase; its protein translation is MSVAEFRGGPDGGNEERNPAMGFDRTPPQDLAAEQCVLGAMMLSKDAIADCIETVRGTDFYRPAHESVYDAITDLYARGEPADAITVAAELTKRGEMARIGGAPYVHTLVASVPLAANASYYAHIVREKAILRRLVEAGTKIVQLGYAGEGEVDDVVDEAQAEIYQVTEKRTTEDYAPLKDIMEGALDEIEAIDSRGDAMIGVPTGFTDLDELTNGLHPGQMIIVAARPAMGKALALDTPLPTPSGWTTMGEVATGDVLLDADGRPTRVVAATDVMEDRPCYQLTFSDGTTIVADAEHQWVVEDGGQPVVCTTLDLHSAMSAYQGLTPAVPRSAPREIAGHGVTTGVLGEPDRRVERVEPVASVPVRCVEVDNPDHLYLAGKTMVPTHNSTLGLDFARSASIKHGLTSCIFSLEMSRNEITMRLLSAEAKVPLHHMRNGKMTDEDWARLARKMGEVSEAPLFIDDSPNLTMMEIRAKARRLKQRHDLRLIVIDYLQLMTSGKKVESRQLEVSEFSRSIKLLAKELELPVVAICQLNRGSEQRSDKRPMTSDLRESGCLTADTRLMRADTGAEVSLGELLADDTRDVPVWSLDDRLKLVPRTLTHAFPSGVKEVFRLKLASGREIKATANHPFLTYDGWKPLGELTPGARIGSVRHVPPPLELKPWDDDEVTLLAHLLGDGSFVRRQPIRYASIDEHNLDAVTSAAKRRFGITGVRDEYAAARVTTLRLPAPYRLARGKRNPIAAWLDELGLFGLRSHEKFVPDGVFGLPKEQVGSFIRHLWATDGSVRWDSKAGQGRIYYASTSRRLVDDLARLLLRFNIFSRIYVARKAGYRDSYHLTIDGVENQRRFCDEIGVHGLRGKKAREVLERLRDINPAPKLDTVPVQVWDQVKVAMHDRGMTKVALASALGRRNPNRLFAGAPTRERLANVASALDLADLELMATNDLFWDTVTSIESVGEREVYDATVLGTHNFVADGIAVHNSLEQDADMVILLHREDAYERESTRPGEADFIVAKHRNGPTAEVVVAFQGHYSRFVDMAHDG